The Gracilibacillus caseinilyticus genome segment GGAAGGTCTCGATCTGTTAAGCTGTGGTCCTATTCCACCCAATCCATCTGAATTATTAGGTTCCAGAGCAATGGAGAACATGATTGGAAGAGCGAAAGAAGAATATGACATCATTTTGTTTGACACCCCACCGGTTCTTGCGGTTACCGATGCCCAAATACTAGCGAATATATGTGATGGTGCGGTGATGGTTGTTCGAAGTAACCAGACGGAAAATGATGCAGCAATCAAGGCGAAAGAGTTATTAGAGGTTGGCAATGCAAAGTTGTTAGGAGTCGTGTTGAACGACCGCGAACAGAATAAAGCGCACTATTATTATTACGGAAATTAATAATATACGTACAGAAAAGCCTGTTGACGAACGAATATATAGTCAGCAGGCTTTTCCTTATTTTACCTGTTCGATTGTAAAATTAATGTAATACGTCGAGTTATGCTTCTCAAACTATAACGAATGTGATATTCTTTATACAGAACGATACGGAAGTCTTGTAAATTTCTGAGTTCTCAAGGAAAGGGTGGTAGAAATGTTGGATATCAATCCATATATTCTTCCAGTAAATCAGGATAGTGTGAAAGATAAACTAGCTGCGCTTCAATTAGCGAAAGAAGCAGAAAAAGCTGGCATCAAGACTATTATTGCTACTCCGAAATATGTACAAGGCATACAAGAAATTAATAAAGATACGATCACGAGTTATGTAGAAACATTGAATCAAAAATTGATAGAAGAAAGTGTGAACGTGGAGATATTACCTAGTCAGACAGTTCGAATCCACGGTAATTTAGAAGAAGATTTGGAAAAAGGAAAGTACATGACATATGGTAACGACCCAACCTACATATTTCTAGAATTGATGCATGACCAAATCCCCCAGTATACAACGCAACTCTGCTATGATCTACAATTAAAAGGCTACAAACCGATTCTTGTACATCCTGAGAAGAATATTGATATTCAAAAGGATGTAAATATTTTATATAGCCTGGTTAAGAATGGTGCACTGGTACAAATAAGTGCTAGAAGTATCAATGGCAAGAAGGGTAAAAAAATTCAAAAGACCACTCAACATTTATTAAAACACAACCTTGTTCACTTTATAAGTTCAGATACTGCTGATGCTAAACAGTTTTATTTACAGCCAGCTTGGGATTCTTTGAAGAAGACATTATCTATCGAGCAAATTTATGTCTTGCAAGAGAATAGGAGCCTCTTATTAGATGGAAGAATAGTACAAGGGGAGGAGCCGGTTCGAATCAAGAAAAAGAAGATTTTTGGTTTGATATAAGCCAAAAATGGAGTCCTCCACAATTATTTTACAAAATAAATCAAAATCGACAAAAATCGTTTCCATTCTACTGTTTTCATTTCTTCCAAGTACTGCTATAATTATTCTAAAATAACAATGTGACACAAATGTGACAATTTAGATTATATAAAGGGGCGATGAATCAGATGATTGATATTCATTGTCATATCCTTCCAGGTATAGATGATGGTGCGAAACATACCGAGGAAAGTGTGCAAATGGCGAAAATTGCCGTATCGCAAGGAATTACAACGATTATTGCAACTCCACATCATCTAAATGGCAGCTATGATAACTACAAAGATGATATTATATCAGCAGTAGATCAATTGAATACTAGACTACAAGAAGAAGCAATACCTCTAACAATCCTACCCGGTCAAGAAACACGGATAAATGGAGATATGGTTACCGATTTAGAAGAAGGGAATTTACTACCACTTAATGAGAATAGTGGTTATTTATTCGTGGAATTGCCTTCCAACCATGTCCCGCGTTATACGACACAATTGATGTTTGATCTGCAATTACAAGGAATCAAGCCAATCATTGTTCACCCCGAGCGTAATAAAGAAATTATGGAAAACCCGAATATATTATATGACTTAGTGAGTAATGGTACATTGACTCAGTTAACTGCTGCAAGTATCGCTGGAAAGTTTGGGAAAAAGATCAAGAAATTAAGTTTGCAATTAATAGAAGCTAATCTAACGCATTTTATCGCCTCTGATGCACATAACACTAGAACACGAGGTTTTGTTATGCATGATGCACATACCGTCATTAAGGATGAATTTGGAACCGATGTGCTTTATTGGTTGATGGAAAATGCACAGTATATGGTGAATGGTGAGCATGTGATCGGAGAAGTTCCGGAAAGAGTTAAGAAAAGAAAGATTTTGGGAATTTTCTAATTGTTAAGGCATGAAGGATACAGTCTAGTATTAAAGGTGTATTTTAAATATATCTTTAAAAAGGCGATTTGGAGGATGATGATCCATGGAAAAAGTCAGAAAAGCAATTATTCCTGCAGCTGGTTTAGGGACAAGGTTTTTACCGGCTACGAAAGCAATGCCTAAGGAAATGTTGCCAATCGTTGATAAACCAACGATCCAATACATAATAGAAGAAGCCATTGCATCAGGAATAGAAGATATTATTATTGTAACAGGAAAAGGGAAACGTGCGATTGAGGATCACTTTGATAATAACTTTGAGTTAGAAGATAACTTACTGAAAAAGGGAAAGTTAGAGCTGTTAGAAAAAGCAAAACAACCTGCCAGTGTGGATATACACTATATTCGACAAAAAGAACCATTAGGACTTGGTCATGCTGTATGGTGTGCTCGCAAATTTATCGGAAATGAACCATTCGCGGTATTGCTTGGTGATGATATTGTCCAGTCAGACAGGCCATGTTTGGAACAATTGATTGATGAGTATGAACGCACAGGTGGTTCCATCATCGGCGTGCAACAGGTACCGGAAAACGAAACACATCGATATGGCATTGTGGATCCAAATCAAAAGGATGGCAACAGTTACTCTGTCAAGCAGTTTGTAGAGAAACCAGAAAAGGGTACAGCACCATCGAATCTAGCGATCATGGGACGTTATGTCCTTTCACCAAAAATTTTTCAATATTTAGAACAAAAAGAAATTGGTGCCGGTGGTGAAATTCAATTAACCGACGCTATACAGCAATTAAATCAGTCTCAAAGTGTATTTGCTTTGGATTTCGATGGAAGAAGATATGACGTAGGTGAAAAGCTTGGTTTTATCAAAACGACGATTGAATTTGCGATACAAAATGAAGAAATAGGTCCTGAAGTGCGCGAATTAATTGATCAACTGGCAAGTGAATGTAAAGTGAGACAATAATAATGAGATGGAAGGGATCTACTGATGGGGTATAAACAACGAATATTATTATTAGTGTTACTAGACTCAATCATTGTAAGCACAGCCATTTTTATCGCTTCCTGGATAGTCTATCCGAATTATTCGTTAGAGAATATGAAAGTAGTGGCAATTACGTCCATTGCGCTGCTTCTCTTTCATCACTTGTTTGCCTCTATTTATAAGCTCTATCACAAGGTATGGGCATATGCGAGTGTTGGTGAATTAATTGCGATTGTGAAGGCAATAACCTTTACAATCGTAGCGACAGCAATTGTACAGTACTTATTCAATGATTTTACGATTTATAAGCGAGCACTTATTGTTACATGGCTACTACATATTATGCTTATCGGAGGATCGCGATTTGTCTGGAGAGTTTACCGCGACCGTTTTATGCACGATAAGAAAAACAAAAAACGAACATTAATTGTCGGTGCAGGATCAGCTGGTGCTATGATCGCAAGGCAGTTAAAAAATGAACAGCAGCATAATGATCTATTGCCCGTAGCCTTTGTCGATGATGATATATCGAAGCATAAAATGCAATTGTATGATATTCCGGTTGCAGGAAGCACAGCAGAAATTCCTGAGGTAGTGTCTAATTTAGAAATCGATCAAATCGTTATTGCAATCCCTTCATTAACAAATGCCGCATTATCTGAATTAGTTACTATTTGCAATAACACTAATAAAAAAGTACAGATGGTGCCGAAAATCGAGGATATAGTCTCGGGTAAAATTTCAGTTAGTTCATTAAAAAATGTCGATGTAGAAGATGTACTCGGTCGAGAGCCAGTCGAATTAGATATTGATTCTATTTCAGAATATGTCACAAATAACACCGTGATGGTAACGGGAGCAGGAGGCTCAATCGGGTCTGAAATTTGCAGGCAGTTAATCCGATTTACGCCAAACAAGATTCTATTAGTCGGACACGGTGAGTTTAGTATTTACTCAATTGACATGGAGTTACGAAATAAATACAAAGATTCAGATATTGAAATTATTCCTATTATTGCAGATGTACAAGACCGTGAACGAATTTTCGAAATTGTTCAGGATCATAATCCGAGAATTATCTATCATGCAGCAGCACACAAACATGTTCCATTAATGGAATACAATCCACACGAAGCAGTCAAGAACAATATCATTGGTACAAAGAACGTAGCGGATGCGGCGGATACTTTTGGCATTCATACTTTTGTTTTAGTTTCTACAGATAAAGCCGTTAACCCTACTAATGTAATGGGCGCAACAAAACGTGTGGCTGAGATGGTTGTGCAGAACTTAGCCAAATCAAGTAAGACAAAATTCGTTGCTGTACGATTTGGTAATGTACTTGGTAGTCGTGGTAGTGTAATTCCACTGTTCAAAAAACAAATTGAAAAAGGTGGTCCGGTTACAGTTACACACCCTGATATGACAAGATATTTTATGACGATTCCGGAAGCATCAAGACTCGTTATTCAAGCAGGTACACTAGCACGTGGTGGAGAGATTTTTGTATTGGATATGGGTGAGCCTGTTAAAATTGTCGATTTAGCAAGGAATTTGGTTAAGTTATCTGGTTACACAGAATCTGAAATTCCAATTAAATATTCTGGTATTAGGCCTGGTGAGAAATTGTATGAGGAACTGTTAGGAGAGGATGAAGTACACCCTAAGGCAATTTATGAAAAAATATATATTGGAAAGACAATTGCAGTAGAGCAAGATAGCTTATTTGAATTGATAAATACATTTACAAAGCATGATAAACAGCAATTAAAGGAACATTTAATGGACATTGTATATTCCAAAAAAATCAAAAAAGTTGAGTCTGTTAATTAATCTACTATTAACCATACTAATAGTACTTAGTATGGTTATAGGATTGTTCATAGAAAATTGTTTAAATTGAAATGAAATCAAACTTTAAAGGAAATTAATTTTGTTAAGTCATATTAAATACCGGGAAGGAAGTCTAGCGTTATGGCAGAAAGGATTTATCTCGCATCTCCTCATATGAGTGAGGAAGGCTATGAACAAAAATATGTTCAAGAAGCATTTGATACTAATTGGATAGCACCTCTTGGAACTAATGTCAATGAATTTGAAAAAGAATTGGCTACTAAGGTAGGAATTAAATCAGCAGCAGCACTAAGCTCTGGTACTGCTGCAATTCATCTAGCACTTAAAGCAGCTGGAGTAGGTGAAGGAGATATTGTGTTTTGCCCGACATTAACCTTCTCTGCAACTGCTAATCCGATAATCTATCAAAATGCAACTCCAGTGTTTATCGATAGTAATGAAGAAACTTGGAACATGGATCCTACAGCTTTGGAAGAGGCGTTTAACAAATACCCAGAAGTAAAAGCTGTGATTGTTGTTCATTTATATGGCTTATCAGCTGATATGGATAGAATTATGGAGGTCTGTAATAAACACAAAACAATAGTAATTGAAGATGCAGCAGAATCCTTGGGAGGATTTTACAAAGGGAAACAGACTGGTACATTTGGGGATTATGGTATCTACTCATTTAATGGGAATAAAATTATTACCACTTCTGGTGGCGGGATGCTTATTTCAAACAATGAAGAAAAAATTGCAAAAGCTAGGTTTTGGGCGACTCAATCTAGAGATCAAGCTCAACATTATCAACATAGCGAACTTGGATATAATTATAGAATGAGTAATGTAGTAGCTGGTATAGGCCGCGGGCAACTGAAAGTGTTAGACAAACGAGTAGAGAAGAAGAAGTATATATTTGAATATTATAAAAAGGAGCTGAGTAATTTAGAGGGAATAGAATTTATGCCTGTTAATGAATGGGATGAGCCAAATTATTGGTTGAGTTCGTTTACTCTTTCAGGATTAGTGAGACCAAACGACATATTTGAAGCACTTGAAAGAGAGAATATTGAATCCAGACCTATATGGAAACCAATGCATATACAGCCCTTTTTTGAGAAATATGATTTTGTAGGGTTCAATGTATCCGAGCAGTTATTTGAAAATGGAGTATGTCTACCTTCTGATACGAAAATGACGGATAGTGATTTATGTAAAATTGTAAAAATTATCAAAGGGTTGTGGTTGCAGTAATGAAAAGATTCAGAAGTAATTTTTATTGTAGCTTTGTCAAACGACCATTGGACTTCATTTTATCCTTGTTAGCAATTATTGTTTTAAGTTTTGTATTTATTGTGATAGCAGTTTTAGTAAAAATCAAACTAGGTAGTCCAGTACTTTTTAAACAACAAAGACCAGGGATGGATGAAAAAATTTTTATGATGTATAAGTTTCGGACGATGACTGATGAAAAAGATAAGGAAGGAGATTTATTGGCTGATCATATCAGATTAACGAAATTTGGGAAGTTTTTAAGATCAACATCTCTAGATGAGCTCCCTGAATTATTTAATATTCTTAAAGGTGATATGTCAATTGTTGGTCCAAGACCATTATTAGTTCAATATCTTTCTCTTTATAATGAACAACAAAGACGTCGCCATAATGTAAGACCAGGTTTATCAGGGCTAGCACAGATTAGTGGAAGAAATACAATTAGTTGGGAAGATAAATTTAAACTAGACGTTGAATACGTTGAAAGTGTGAATTTTGCTTTGGACTTAAAGATAATATTTTTCACATTTAAGAAGGTATTTGTTAGAGAAGGAATTAATTCAGAAAGTTCAGCTACTGTTGAACCATTTAAAGGCTATGAACAGGAAAGGTAGATTTATGAACAAAAAATTGTTAATCATAGGTGCAAGTGGTCATGGGAAGGTAGTAGCTGATATTGCATTGAAGATGAAAAATTGGGAGACAGTTGTATTTCTTGATGATAATGAAAAAATCACAAAATCATTGGGATTAAAGGTCGTTGGAACTTCCAAAGATATTGATGATTATTTAGATGAATATGATATATTTGTCGGTATTGGAAATAACAATACAAGAGAGAAAGTCCAAAATAAGTTGATTTCAATAGGGGCAAGTATTCCTTCATTAATTCACCCCAATGCCATTATTGGAGAAGAAGTAGAAATTGGAAAAGGAACAGCTATAATGGCGGGTGCTATTATTAATTCTTGTACAACAATAGGAAACGGCTGTATTATCAACACCGCTTCTACTATAGATCATGACAATATCGTTAAAGATTATGTTCATGTATCGCCTGGAGCACATCTAGCAGGTACAGTAGAAGTAGGTAAAGCTTCATGGATTGGAATTGGTAGTATAATAATTAATAATACTAGTATCAAAAATGATTGTATAGTTGGTGCTGGAGCAGTAGTGATAAATGATTTGACGGAATCAGGAACTTATGTTGGAGTTCCTGCAAAAATTACATAAAAGAGCTGAAGCTAGAGGGAGACATTTTATGGAATTGTTATGGGAGATTCTATTTTATCTTAGTGGCTTTATAATAGTGTGGGCTATGGTAGGATACCCGTTGTCTTTAAAACTAATTGGTCATCTATATAAAAGTAAAACTCTAAAAAAAGATTATTCGCATCAACCTACTGTAACTCTTATGGTAGTTGCTCACAATGAGGAAAAAATAATACTCGAAAAATTAAATAATATCATAAAATTAAACTATCCAAAAGAAAAATTAGAGTTTTTAGTTGCTTCGGATAATAGTACAGATAAGACTAATGAAATTGTAACGAAGTTTATAAATGAGCATTCAGAATATAAGATTCGACTATACGAAGTGAAAGCCCGAAAAGGTAAAACTAATGCTCAAAATGAAGCTCAGAAAACCGTAGATACAGACTATCTTGTAATGACTGATGCAAATTCTATGATGGATAAGAATTCCGTTAAAGAATTAATGGCAGCTTTTACCTCAGATGATATTGCATATGTGACTGGTGGTTTGCGTTTTGTCAATCAAGAATCTAGTGATGTGAGTAATGCTGAATCAAGCTATTGGGATTCGGACTTGTTAACTAGAAATATTGAAAGTAAAATTCAAACAATTACTGCAGGTAATGGCGCTATATATGCTTGTCGAACAAAGGACTACTATGATTTTGATCCAATTGAGTGTCATGACAGTGCTATGCCAACTTTATATGCAATTCAAGGTAAGAGAGCTATTGCTAATCATGATGCGATAGCATATGAAAAGGCTGGAGAAGTAATAGAAGATGAATTCGGTCGCAAAGTAAGAATGAATCGAATAATTTTGAAGTATATTTTACCAGATATACGAATTTTGAATGCCTTTAAATACAAATGGTTCACTTATTTTTATTTAGGTCATAGAACCTTTAGATATTTATTATGGATATCACATTTTATTTTATTTATATCCAATGCTATCTTAATGCTAGACTCATGGATATATACTGCTACTTTTTTCATGCAACTGCTGTTTTATTTATTAGGCTTTATTAAAAAAATAACAAAATCAAACAATAAGTACTTAACTTTAATATACTATTATTGCATTACAATACTTGCCCAATGGGTTGGTGTATTTAATGTGATGACAGGAGAGGCGAAACCATTTTGGGAGAAAGCAGAAAGTACTAGGTAATAAAAAAATATAAAAATGGAGTTTGAAAAATGAAAATATGTTATTTGGCAGATATTAATAATTATCACACAAAAAAATGGGTTGAATATTTTTCGTCTATAGGTCATGAAATTATTGTGATATCTTTAGCAAATGGACAAATAAAAAACTGCAAGTCATATTGTTTCGGGTTTTCTAATGTTAAACATACTAGTTTATTTAAAAAGGTAAAATATTTAACTTATATAAAAAAAATTAAAGAGATATTAAAAAAAGAGAAACCAGATTTACTTCATGCTCATTATGCAAGTAGTTATGGCTTATTAAGTGTTTTATCAGGATATAAACCTAGTATAGTATCACTTTGGGGTTCTGATATTTTGTTATTTCCTAAAAAAACATTTATTCACAAATTTATAATTACACGAGTATTGAATGGCGATAACTTTTTATTTTCAACAAGTGATTATATGATTAGTGAATCCAAACAATATCTAAAAAAAAATAAACAAATTCATTTAACTCCTTTTGGTGTTAACACCAATAAGTTTAAACCAGTTGAAAATAAAGATAAAAAAAATGAAACTTTTATTATAGGAGTTAACAAATCACTTGAAACTATTTCTGGAATTGATGTTCTACTTAAAGCATTTAATCAATTTATGAAAAAAAATGATCGTCCACAGGTAGAGTTAAGAATTGCAGGAAAAGGAAGTAAAAAAGGATATTTTTTGGATTTATGCAAAGAATTAAGTATAGAAAAATACGTAAAGTTCTATGGGTACTTAAATGAGGATGAGGTGGTTAAATTTTTACAAGATTTAGATTTAGCTGTATATCCTTCAAGATCAGAAAGTTTTGGAGTTTCAGCAGTTGAGGCTCAAGCATGTGGTATACCTGTTATTGCAAGCGATGTAGATGGATTCAAAGAATCTACAATGCCTGGGGAAACAGCATTATTATTTGAAAGTGAAAATGAATTAGAATTATGCCATAAGATACAAATTTTATATAGAAATCAGGCAAAAAGAAAATCAATGAGTCAAAAAGCTATAGGTTTTGTTATTGATAAATTTAATTTACGGAACAATTTTAATGAAGTTGAGATAAAATATATAGAAATATCTAACTCTTAATAATTTGATTAAATGTATAGATGAATATTTTATCTGAGGATGTTAAAAATTCAAAAATGGTTGTATACGAATGAGGTTCTGAATAAATGTTTCATATAGACTTAAAATCGTTAGTAATCTACTCAAGTGTATTTATTGTATCAATTTTATTTATAAAAGAATATCAGAAGAAATGTAGTTATTACGATTCAAGTGTTGAGATTAAATCAAATGATATTGTAAAAAGGTATACGTGTCTTTTTTTTGTTTCGCTAATTCCTACATTAATCGCAGGTTTAAGATATGGTGTAGGTACAGATTATTTTAATTACTGGGACATGTTTTATTGGTATAATGACCTATCTTTAAAGGAGCTACTAATTAATGAAAATGAAAGATTTTTTAAACTTGTAATAATAATTTCAGATTTTCTTTTTCAAAATCCAATTTGGATGTTTGTATTAAGTCATTTTATTACAATGATGTTTCTTCTAGCTGCTGTGACTACATATAAAAATAAGTTTTCGTATTCATTTTCTTTGTTTATTTTCTTTATGTCATTTTGGTCATTTTCTTTAAATATAACTAGGCAGTTTATTGCAGTTACTATTGTGTTGTTTGCTATAAAATATATCTTACGTAGATCTTTTGTTAAATACGTAATTTTCATACTAATAGCTACTCAGTTTCATATGTCAGCTATAATTTGCATTATTTTTTATTTTTTAAATTTTAAAAAATCAACTTTAATACAGTATTTGTATTATTTAATGATAATATTTACTCCTATAGTGTTGCCTTTTTTAATTATTTTAATAAGTAAAATACCTCTTTTTCAAGAATATACTACGACATATGAACTGGGAAATCCATTTCAAATTGATTTTATATACTCAGCTAAAACATTTTTTTGGTTTTTAATATTAGTAGGTCCAATAATATTTTATAAGAACGGTGTAGTTAATCAAAAATATAATGTGTTATTTAATATTTTAATATTAGAATTGCCACTAGTGTATATGGGTAATTTTAATCTGTTTGCAAATCGACTAGCTTTATTCCCCCAAATAATTCAAATTATTATCATTCCTTTAGTAATAAGTTCTATAAAGAATCCTAAAGAGAAGAGGCTAGTTTTTGTTTATTATTGTATTTTATATTTGTTTATATATTTACAGAGGTTTGTGTTCTCAAACCAAGGAGATATATTTCCTTATATAAGTATTTTTTAAAGGA includes the following:
- a CDS encoding tyrosine-protein phosphatase, which codes for MLDINPYILPVNQDSVKDKLAALQLAKEAEKAGIKTIIATPKYVQGIQEINKDTITSYVETLNQKLIEESVNVEILPSQTVRIHGNLEEDLEKGKYMTYGNDPTYIFLELMHDQIPQYTTQLCYDLQLKGYKPILVHPEKNIDIQKDVNILYSLVKNGALVQISARSINGKKGKKIQKTTQHLLKHNLVHFISSDTADAKQFYLQPAWDSLKKTLSIEQIYVLQENRSLLLDGRIVQGEEPVRIKKKKIFGLI
- a CDS encoding tyrosine-protein phosphatase, with amino-acid sequence MIDIHCHILPGIDDGAKHTEESVQMAKIAVSQGITTIIATPHHLNGSYDNYKDDIISAVDQLNTRLQEEAIPLTILPGQETRINGDMVTDLEEGNLLPLNENSGYLFVELPSNHVPRYTTQLMFDLQLQGIKPIIVHPERNKEIMENPNILYDLVSNGTLTQLTAASIAGKFGKKIKKLSLQLIEANLTHFIASDAHNTRTRGFVMHDAHTVIKDEFGTDVLYWLMENAQYMVNGEHVIGEVPERVKKRKILGIF
- the galU gene encoding UTP--glucose-1-phosphate uridylyltransferase GalU → MEKVRKAIIPAAGLGTRFLPATKAMPKEMLPIVDKPTIQYIIEEAIASGIEDIIIVTGKGKRAIEDHFDNNFELEDNLLKKGKLELLEKAKQPASVDIHYIRQKEPLGLGHAVWCARKFIGNEPFAVLLGDDIVQSDRPCLEQLIDEYERTGGSIIGVQQVPENETHRYGIVDPNQKDGNSYSVKQFVEKPEKGTAPSNLAIMGRYVLSPKIFQYLEQKEIGAGGEIQLTDAIQQLNQSQSVFALDFDGRRYDVGEKLGFIKTTIEFAIQNEEIGPEVRELIDQLASECKVRQ
- a CDS encoding polysaccharide biosynthesis protein, which gives rise to MGYKQRILLLVLLDSIIVSTAIFIASWIVYPNYSLENMKVVAITSIALLLFHHLFASIYKLYHKVWAYASVGELIAIVKAITFTIVATAIVQYLFNDFTIYKRALIVTWLLHIMLIGGSRFVWRVYRDRFMHDKKNKKRTLIVGAGSAGAMIARQLKNEQQHNDLLPVAFVDDDISKHKMQLYDIPVAGSTAEIPEVVSNLEIDQIVIAIPSLTNAALSELVTICNNTNKKVQMVPKIEDIVSGKISVSSLKNVDVEDVLGREPVELDIDSISEYVTNNTVMVTGAGGSIGSEICRQLIRFTPNKILLVGHGEFSIYSIDMELRNKYKDSDIEIIPIIADVQDRERIFEIVQDHNPRIIYHAAAHKHVPLMEYNPHEAVKNNIIGTKNVADAADTFGIHTFVLVSTDKAVNPTNVMGATKRVAEMVVQNLAKSSKTKFVAVRFGNVLGSRGSVIPLFKKQIEKGGPVTVTHPDMTRYFMTIPEASRLVIQAGTLARGGEIFVLDMGEPVKIVDLARNLVKLSGYTESEIPIKYSGIRPGEKLYEELLGEDEVHPKAIYEKIYIGKTIAVEQDSLFELINTFTKHDKQQLKEHLMDIVYSKKIKKVESVN
- a CDS encoding DegT/DnrJ/EryC1/StrS family aminotransferase; the encoded protein is MAERIYLASPHMSEEGYEQKYVQEAFDTNWIAPLGTNVNEFEKELATKVGIKSAAALSSGTAAIHLALKAAGVGEGDIVFCPTLTFSATANPIIYQNATPVFIDSNEETWNMDPTALEEAFNKYPEVKAVIVVHLYGLSADMDRIMEVCNKHKTIVIEDAAESLGGFYKGKQTGTFGDYGIYSFNGNKIITTSGGGMLISNNEEKIAKARFWATQSRDQAQHYQHSELGYNYRMSNVVAGIGRGQLKVLDKRVEKKKYIFEYYKKELSNLEGIEFMPVNEWDEPNYWLSSFTLSGLVRPNDIFEALERENIESRPIWKPMHIQPFFEKYDFVGFNVSEQLFENGVCLPSDTKMTDSDLCKIVKIIKGLWLQ
- a CDS encoding sugar transferase; translation: MKRFRSNFYCSFVKRPLDFILSLLAIIVLSFVFIVIAVLVKIKLGSPVLFKQQRPGMDEKIFMMYKFRTMTDEKDKEGDLLADHIRLTKFGKFLRSTSLDELPELFNILKGDMSIVGPRPLLVQYLSLYNEQQRRRHNVRPGLSGLAQISGRNTISWEDKFKLDVEYVESVNFALDLKIIFFTFKKVFVREGINSESSATVEPFKGYEQER
- a CDS encoding acetyltransferase — translated: MNKKLLIIGASGHGKVVADIALKMKNWETVVFLDDNEKITKSLGLKVVGTSKDIDDYLDEYDIFVGIGNNNTREKVQNKLISIGASIPSLIHPNAIIGEEVEIGKGTAIMAGAIINSCTTIGNGCIINTASTIDHDNIVKDYVHVSPGAHLAGTVEVGKASWIGIGSIIINNTSIKNDCIVGAGAVVINDLTESGTYVGVPAKIT
- a CDS encoding glycosyltransferase family 2 protein, coding for MELLWEILFYLSGFIIVWAMVGYPLSLKLIGHLYKSKTLKKDYSHQPTVTLMVVAHNEEKIILEKLNNIIKLNYPKEKLEFLVASDNSTDKTNEIVTKFINEHSEYKIRLYEVKARKGKTNAQNEAQKTVDTDYLVMTDANSMMDKNSVKELMAAFTSDDIAYVTGGLRFVNQESSDVSNAESSYWDSDLLTRNIESKIQTITAGNGAIYACRTKDYYDFDPIECHDSAMPTLYAIQGKRAIANHDAIAYEKAGEVIEDEFGRKVRMNRIILKYILPDIRILNAFKYKWFTYFYLGHRTFRYLLWISHFILFISNAILMLDSWIYTATFFMQLLFYLLGFIKKITKSNNKYLTLIYYYCITILAQWVGVFNVMTGEAKPFWEKAESTR
- a CDS encoding glycosyltransferase family 4 protein; this encodes MKICYLADINNYHTKKWVEYFSSIGHEIIVISLANGQIKNCKSYCFGFSNVKHTSLFKKVKYLTYIKKIKEILKKEKPDLLHAHYASSYGLLSVLSGYKPSIVSLWGSDILLFPKKTFIHKFIITRVLNGDNFLFSTSDYMISESKQYLKKNKQIHLTPFGVNTNKFKPVENKDKKNETFIIGVNKSLETISGIDVLLKAFNQFMKKNDRPQVELRIAGKGSKKGYFLDLCKELSIEKYVKFYGYLNEDEVVKFLQDLDLAVYPSRSESFGVSAVEAQACGIPVIASDVDGFKESTMPGETALLFESENELELCHKIQILYRNQAKRKSMSQKAIGFVIDKFNLRNNFNEVEIKYIEISNS
- a CDS encoding EpsG family protein, with amino-acid sequence MFHIDLKSLVIYSSVFIVSILFIKEYQKKCSYYDSSVEIKSNDIVKRYTCLFFVSLIPTLIAGLRYGVGTDYFNYWDMFYWYNDLSLKELLINENERFFKLVIIISDFLFQNPIWMFVLSHFITMMFLLAAVTTYKNKFSYSFSLFIFFMSFWSFSLNITRQFIAVTIVLFAIKYILRRSFVKYVIFILIATQFHMSAIICIIFYFLNFKKSTLIQYLYYLMIIFTPIVLPFLIILISKIPLFQEYTTTYELGNPFQIDFIYSAKTFFWFLILVGPIIFYKNGVVNQKYNVLFNILILELPLVYMGNFNLFANRLALFPQIIQIIIIPLVISSIKNPKEKRLVFVYYCILYLFIYLQRFVFSNQGDIFPYISIF